In Aedes albopictus strain Foshan chromosome 3, AalbF5, whole genome shotgun sequence, the following are encoded in one genomic region:
- the LOC109416282 gene encoding zinc finger and BTB domain-containing protein 42 yields MESSSLDNSLPHLEDVENMINIWCNEKPTSDVSEDRLIEMKQWYDNEALTMAHEQSYNISIKKDDNATPKTVQVFEGSSVNSSDAIQGDQFAYGSATLTLVPLPPICYDNFSYVSTRVPGQSFTPSPESQLAVIAGCTHNQPQSFIQTQPSSDLQVLHQLQPVQLVFLKPAPSQDMNELPNVAIVDQTPPCMYVPSQGTPVNQMMITSDAESLGTQQVQDFPTIAAPSTTSICSETISPSSAAEPAPGMTCAEYFSSVQLTFDDLDTSDPSSAYSMPSFSYAQVLQAATHLTLAAQTVQAIDPSASHAQVPALKTLIQEKKPHSTEILCKICNRKFSGPANLSQHVLHRHHQGTRPFRCTICGKSYLTEQDMLDHRRNHDPSMKPYKCQSCEKRYRHGFDLDRHSEKHHGTMPYVCIIEGCPMAFSRRDHLKRHLDSHEGQSTKRQREREEERVMSQNEKKRNRKGREE; encoded by the coding sequence ATGGAAAGCTCATCATTGGATAATAGTTTACCTCATCTAGAGGATGTGGAGAACATGATCAATATTTGGTGCAATGAAAAACCGACAAGCGATGTTAGCGAAGATCGATTAATTGAGATGAAACAGTGGTATGACAATGAAGCGCTTACGATGGCTCACGAACAAAGTTATAACATAAGCATTAAGAAGGATGACAATGCTACTCCCAAAACAGTTCAGGTCTTCGAGGGAAGTTCCGTGAATTCAAGCGATGCTATTCAGGGGGATCAATTTGCATATGGTAGTGCTACGCTGACTCTCGTGCCATTACCTCCAATATGCTATGATAATTTCAGTTACGTTTCAACTCGCGTTCCGGGGCAAAGTTTCACGCCAAGTCCAGAAAGTCAGCTAGCAGTTATAGCAGGTTGCACTCATAACCAGCCGCAAAGTTTTATTCAGACGCAACCGAGCAGTGATCTTCAAGTCTTGCACCAATTGCAACCCGTACAGCTAGTATTTCTCAAGCCTGCGCCAAGCCAAGACATGAATGAGTTGCCAAACGTAGCGATCGTGGATCAAACTCCGCCTTGCATGTATGTGCCTAGTCAGGGAACCCCAGTTAACCAAATGATGATCACATCCGACGCGGAGAGTTTGGGGACCCAACAAGTTCAAGACTTCCCGACGATTGCAGCACCTTCAACGACTAGCATTTGTAGCGAGACAATATCGCCATCGAGTGCTGCAGAACCGGCCCCCGGAATGACTTGCGCAGAATATTTTTCATCAGTGCAACTAACTTTTGACGATTTGGATACATCGGATCCTAGTTCGGCCTACAGCATGCCGTCTTTCAGCTATGCTCAAGTGCTTCAAGCAGCTACGCATCTAACCCTTGCGGCCCAAACCGTTCAAGCCATCGATCCATCAGCGAGCCACGCCCAAGTTCCGGCTCTCAAAACACTAATCCAGGAGAAGAAACCACACAGCACCGAGATCCTTTGCAAAATCTGCAACAGGAAATTCTCCGGACCGGCCAATCTCAGTCAGCACGTGCTTCACAGGCACCATCAGGGAACCCGACCATTTCGATGCACCATCTGTGGGAAGTCGTACCTCACTGAGCAGGACATGCTTGATCATCGCCGGAACCACGATCCCAGCATGAAGCCGTATAAGTGCCAAAGTTGTGAGAAAAGATACCGGCATGGCTTTGATCTTGATCGGCACTCCGAAAAGCACCATGGAACGATGCCGTATGTGTGCATAATCGAAGGCTGCCCGATGGCGTTCTCGCGGCGTGATCACCTGAAGAGGCACTTAGATAGCCACGAGGGCCAAAGCACCAAACGACAAAGGGAGCGAGAGGAGGAGCGGGTGATGTCACAAAATGAGAAGAAGAGAAATCGCAAAGGAAGGGAAGAGTGA